The DNA segment ACACGAAATACGGTCTGATAATCCGCGCCGGTGCTCAGGACCGCCAGATGGTGCGAAACCTCGGGATCGACATCGACCGGTACTACTCGCTGGTGTTCGGCTTCGGGGCTGCTCTGGCAGCGTTCGCCGGCATCGTTCTCGCCGGACGCCAGCAAGTGACGCCCGAACTCGGCATGTCGTACATAATCCCGGCGTTCGTCATCGTCGTCCTCGGCGGCCTCGGTAGCTTCAGAGGTGCCGTCGCTGGCGGCCTCCTCGTCGGTATCCTGCAGGAATCTATTCTGCGACCGTACTTTCCGGCACTCGAGGGGATGATCATCTTCCTGCTGATGATCGGTATCCTCATTCTGCGTCCGCAGGGCCTCTTCGGAACCGAGTTTGCCGAAGACGAGAGCCACGAACTCCTGACGAGTTCCGGAGGGGGACTGATAGATCACCAGACCCGGCTTCGACTCGGGGGGTTACTGATCGGGCTATTGGTACTGTTACCGGTTTTGGCGAACGTCCTCGGCAATCCACAGTGGGTCACGCTCGGGACGCGGGTCCTGATCTGGGGGTTATTCGCGCTCTCCCTGGATTTCGTGATGGGATATACGGGACTGGTTTCGCTCGGTCACGCGCTCTTCCTCGGACTGGGGGCGTACGTCGCTGCCCTCACGCTGGTCCACATGACCGGTTCGGTGTTCGTCGCCCTCGTACTCGCGATTGCCGTTTCGGCAGCCATCGCCTGGGTCGTGGGCTATCTCTCGATACGGGTCCACGGGGTGTATTTCGCGATGATCACGCTCGCGTTCGCCGAACTCTACTACAACTTCCTGTACCGTGTCGAATTTACTGGCGGCTCCGAGGGACTCGGTCTGCTCGGTATCGACCGCTACTACGGCGTTGCAGGCGCGGGAATCGACGTCGGGACGAGCGGCATCTTCGTCGGGCCCGTTGTCATCACCGGGCGTGCGCTCTTTTTCTATCTCGTACTCGGTTCGCTCATCTTTGCATATCTAGTGACCCGTCAAATGCTTCGTTCTCCGTTCGGTTCAGTGCTGAAATCCATCCGTGAAAACGAAGAACGAGCGACGTTTATCGGGTACGACACCGTCGTCTACAAACGACGTGCGTTCGTCGTCAGCGGTGCGTTCGCCGGGCTTGCTGGTGGGTTGTTCGCGCTCAACAACGCCTTCGTCTCGCCCTCTGTCGCCGAGTGGTTGAAATCCGGAGAAGTGATCGTCATGGTTATTCTCGGTGGTATGGGGACGCTTTACGGCCCCATCATCGGAGCTGGTGCCTACTTCGGCCTCGAATCAGTCATCAGTGACTTCACTACCCGATGGCGGCTGGTACTCGGTGTGATCTTCGTTCTATTCGTCATCTTCCTCCCTCGAGGCCTCGTCTCGCTTCCGGCACTGCTCGACCGTCATCTCTCGGGAGCGGGTCCGGGGCCAGGACCAGAACCCGACGTGGCGACTGAGGACTCGAGCCATGGGGGTGATGACTGATGGCGGCCGAGACGACCGGCGACCGGGCGAACGTCACGGCACAACGAGGGGAGACGATTCTCGAACTCGAGGGGCTGGTCAAACGCTTCGGCGAGTTCGCGGCTATCGACGGCGTCGACATGATGGTCGAACGCGGGGAGTTCCGGAGCGTCATCGGCCCGAACGGAGCTGGGAAGACCACGCTGTTCAATCTCATCTCCGGGGCGCTCCCGGTGACCAGCGGAACCGTCCGATTCGACGGCGACGACATCACGTCACTGTCGCCGGAAGCCCGGGTTCGCGCCGGCATCGGCCGTTCGTTCCAGATCTCGAACGTCTTTGGCGGGTTGTCCGTCCGGGAAAACGTCAGATTGGCCGCCCAGGCCAATCGGCAAGCTGAGTACGGCATCGTCGAATCGCTGTTCAAAACGACCGACCGGTACGCCGACATCAACGAGGCCACCGACCGAACGCTCGAGCGGGTCGACCTCACCAACCTGGCCGACGTCGAAGCGAACGCACTCGCCTACGGTGATCGACGACGACTCGAGATCGGTGTGGTTCTGGCTGCTGATCCGGCACTCGTATTACTCGACGAGCCGACGGCCGGGATGAGCGTCGAAGAGACCCGCGAAACGATCGATCTGATAGAGGAGGTGCTGGTCGACCAGACGTTACTGTTGATCGAACACGACATCGAACTCGTTATGGAACTCTCAGATCACATTACGGTGTTGAATCGCGGTGAGGTCATCGCCGACGGGTCGCCCGAACGGATCGCTGCCGATCAGGCCGTCCAGGACGCCTACCTCGGCGGGGTGGTCGAGTAATGACCAACCCCGTGTTGTCACTCGAGAACGTCAACGCCGGCTACGGTGAGACACAGGTCCTCAGAAACCTCTCGCTGGAGGTCGGTGCGGGTGAAGTCGTCTCTCTCGTCGGACGAAACGGGGCCGGCAAGACGACGACGTTGCGAACCATACTGGGGATCATCACGCCGATGTCCGGAACCGTTGCCTATCGAGGTGAAGACATCAGCGCCATCGAGGCTACCGAGACTGTCAGACGGGGGATCGCACTGGTCCCGGAAGAGCGACGGATCTTTCCCGAACTCACCGTACGCGAAAACCTCGAGCTGGCGGCGCTCGGCGGTGCCGATAGCGAAAACGCGTTATCACTCGATGAGGTACTGGGGATGTTCGAGAACCTCGCCGAGCGAACCGAGAACATCGGATCGTCACTGTCCGGCGGTGAACAACAGATGTTGGCCATCGCCCGAGCGCTCGTGGGCGGGGCGGAACTGATCTTGCTCGACGAACCGACCGAAGGGTTGGCCCCGTTCATCGTGCAGGACGTGATGGATATCGTGCGACAGCTCAACGACCGGGGGATTACCGTG comes from the Natronosalvus amylolyticus genome and includes:
- a CDS encoding ABC transporter permease, with product MVGLLIQHLVDGLTVGLVYVLLAAGLSIIFGVMNVINFAHGELFALGAYFAVALLVQAGLGAGGFVVALVIAPLLVGVIGVAIERFTVRPLYGRNPLYHILLTFGLVLVINDSIYLVWGTGSFRLPRPEIITGTVGLAGISVSAYNLFMIVIGSAMAMSVWAGLKYTKYGLIIRAGAQDRQMVRNLGIDIDRYYSLVFGFGAALAAFAGIVLAGRQQVTPELGMSYIIPAFVIVVLGGLGSFRGAVAGGLLVGILQESILRPYFPALEGMIIFLLMIGILILRPQGLFGTEFAEDESHELLTSSGGGLIDHQTRLRLGGLLIGLLVLLPVLANVLGNPQWVTLGTRVLIWGLFALSLDFVMGYTGLVSLGHALFLGLGAYVAALTLVHMTGSVFVALVLAIAVSAAIAWVVGYLSIRVHGVYFAMITLAFAELYYNFLYRVEFTGGSEGLGLLGIDRYYGVAGAGIDVGTSGIFVGPVVITGRALFFYLVLGSLIFAYLVTRQMLRSPFGSVLKSIRENEERATFIGYDTVVYKRRAFVVSGAFAGLAGGLFALNNAFVSPSVAEWLKSGEVIVMVILGGMGTLYGPIIGAGAYFGLESVISDFTTRWRLVLGVIFVLFVIFLPRGLVSLPALLDRHLSGAGPGPGPEPDVATEDSSHGGDD
- a CDS encoding ABC transporter ATP-binding protein, giving the protein MAAETTGDRANVTAQRGETILELEGLVKRFGEFAAIDGVDMMVERGEFRSVIGPNGAGKTTLFNLISGALPVTSGTVRFDGDDITSLSPEARVRAGIGRSFQISNVFGGLSVRENVRLAAQANRQAEYGIVESLFKTTDRYADINEATDRTLERVDLTNLADVEANALAYGDRRRLEIGVVLAADPALVLLDEPTAGMSVEETRETIDLIEEVLVDQTLLLIEHDIELVMELSDHITVLNRGEVIADGSPERIAADQAVQDAYLGGVVE
- a CDS encoding ABC transporter ATP-binding protein, encoding MTNPVLSLENVNAGYGETQVLRNLSLEVGAGEVVSLVGRNGAGKTTTLRTILGIITPMSGTVAYRGEDISAIEATETVRRGIALVPEERRIFPELTVRENLELAALGGADSENALSLDEVLGMFENLAERTENIGSSLSGGEQQMLAIARALVGGAELILLDEPTEGLAPFIVQDVMDIVRQLNDRGITVLLVEQNVHVGLELADRNYVINQGEIVYEGTSAELEADEDILEQYLGVTN